In the genome of Pseudomonas bubulae, one region contains:
- the glyA gene encoding serine hydroxymethyltransferase, translating into MFHKSLTLSDFDPALFDAITREAQRQEEHIELIASENYTSPQVMQAQGTELTNKYAEGYPGKRYYGGCEHVDVVEQLAIDRAKQLFGAGYANVQPHSGSQANAAVYLALLQAGDTLLGMSLAHGGHLTHGAKVSSSGKLYNAVQYGTDANGLIDYDEVERLALEHRPKMIVAGFSAYSKTLDFPRFRAIADKVGAYLFVDMAHVAGLVAVGLYPNPLPYADVVTTTTHKTLRGPRGGLILARADADLEKKLNSAVFPGGQGGPLMHVIAAKAVCFKEALQPGFRDYQFQVIKNAQAMAEVFKQRGYDVVSGGTDNHLFLVSLIRQGITGKDADAALGRAHITVNKNAVPNDPQSPFVTSGLRIGTPAVTTRGLQIPECRALATWICDILDHPGDAAIEARVARQVGELCALFPVYSA; encoded by the coding sequence ATGTTCCATAAAAGCCTGACCCTGTCCGATTTCGACCCCGCCCTGTTCGACGCCATTACCCGCGAGGCGCAACGTCAGGAAGAGCATATCGAGCTGATCGCCTCGGAGAACTACACCAGCCCGCAAGTAATGCAAGCCCAGGGCACCGAGCTGACCAACAAATACGCCGAAGGCTACCCGGGCAAGCGTTATTACGGCGGCTGTGAGCACGTTGATGTGGTCGAACAACTGGCCATCGACCGCGCCAAACAACTATTCGGCGCAGGCTATGCCAACGTCCAGCCGCACTCCGGTTCACAAGCCAACGCGGCGGTATACCTGGCGTTGCTGCAAGCAGGCGACACTCTTCTGGGCATGAGCCTGGCTCACGGCGGCCACCTGACTCATGGAGCCAAAGTCAGTTCATCGGGCAAACTGTACAACGCGGTGCAATACGGCACCGACGCCAATGGCCTGATCGACTATGACGAGGTCGAACGCCTGGCCCTGGAGCATCGGCCCAAAATGATCGTGGCCGGGTTCTCGGCCTACTCCAAGACCCTGGATTTCCCGCGTTTTCGTGCCATTGCCGACAAGGTCGGGGCGTATCTGTTTGTGGACATGGCCCATGTCGCCGGGCTGGTGGCGGTCGGTTTGTACCCCAACCCGCTGCCTTACGCCGATGTGGTCACCACCACCACCCACAAGACCCTGCGCGGGCCGCGGGGCGGGCTGATTCTGGCCAGGGCTGATGCCGATCTGGAGAAAAAACTCAACTCGGCAGTATTCCCCGGCGGGCAGGGCGGCCCTCTGATGCATGTAATCGCTGCCAAGGCGGTGTGCTTCAAGGAGGCGCTGCAACCAGGCTTCAGGGACTACCAGTTCCAGGTGATCAAGAATGCCCAGGCCATGGCTGAAGTGTTCAAGCAGCGCGGCTATGACGTGGTTTCCGGCGGCACCGACAACCACCTGTTTCTGGTCAGCCTGATCCGCCAGGGCATTACCGGCAAGGATGCCGACGCAGCACTGGGCCGTGCCCATATCACTGTCAACAAAAACGCTGTGCCCAACGATCCGCAGTCACCGTTCGTGACCTCGGGCCTGCGTATCGGCACCCCGGCGGTGACCACCCGTGGCTTGCAGATACCCGAGTGCCGTGCGCTGGCCACCTGGATCTGCGACATCCTCGACCATCCGGGCGATGCGGCGATCGAGGCCCGGGTTGCCCGTCAGGTCGGCGAGCTGTGCGCACTGTTTCCAGTGTATTCGGCCTGA
- a CDS encoding metal ABC transporter ATP-binding protein, which translates to MTAAERLCVTACGPGVEFDQVSLTLGRTPILDHVSFSIRPGSVHALVGPNGGGKSSLIKTLLGQMPHQGRLCLNWPGEPGLIGYVPQALEFDRGLPMTVDDFMAAMCQRRPAFMGLSRKVAPAIGEALERVGMQDKRKRRMGALSGGERQRVLLAQGLIPAPQLLVLDEPMSALDEAGAQVFERLLTDWRRAGVTVVWIEHDLAAVKRLAERVTGLNRQVLFDGAPEQTLSPERLLTLFSTHPKAHGSALS; encoded by the coding sequence ATGACCGCCGCCGAACGCCTCTGCGTCACGGCCTGCGGGCCGGGGGTCGAATTTGACCAGGTGTCGCTGACCCTGGGGCGCACGCCCATTCTCGATCATGTCAGCTTCAGCATCCGCCCTGGCAGTGTGCATGCCCTGGTAGGGCCCAACGGCGGCGGTAAAAGTTCGCTGATCAAGACGCTATTGGGGCAAATGCCCCATCAGGGTCGCCTGTGCCTGAACTGGCCCGGTGAGCCGGGGCTAATCGGTTATGTGCCCCAGGCACTGGAATTCGACCGTGGCCTGCCGATGACCGTCGATGACTTTATGGCCGCCATGTGCCAGCGTCGCCCGGCCTTTATGGGCTTGTCGCGCAAGGTCGCCCCGGCCATCGGCGAAGCGCTGGAACGGGTGGGCATGCAAGACAAACGCAAGCGGCGCATGGGCGCGCTGTCCGGCGGTGAACGCCAGCGGGTGCTGCTGGCCCAGGGGCTGATCCCGGCACCGCAATTGCTGGTGCTGGATGAACCCATGTCAGCCCTGGACGAAGCCGGTGCCCAGGTGTTTGAGCGGCTGCTGACAGACTGGCGCCGGGCCGGGGTCACGGTGGTGTGGATCGAACACGACCTGGCCGCCGTCAAGCGCCTGGCCGAGCGTGTCACCGGGCTCAACCGCCAGGTGCTGTTCGACGGGGCGCCGGAGCAAACCCTGAGCCCGGAACGTTTGCTCACGCTGTTTTCGACCCATCCCAAGGCTCACGGGAGCGCCCTTTCATGA
- a CDS encoding metal ABC transporter permease, which translates to MSYEAFRLLVQGWASAGYLPEVLAYGFVVNALLAGLLIGPVLGGLGTLVVVKRFAFFSEAVGHAALTGVAIGILLGEPYTGPYGSLFGYCLLFGISLNYLRNRTGLAPDTLIGVFLSVSLALGASLLLILAGKINVHILENVLFGSVLTVNGNDLLVLAVVGALVLGLSLPLYNRIMLASFNPQLAAVRGVAVKALDYLFVILVTLITVAAVKVIGAILVGALLVIPAAAARLLSQSLKGFFWISVLIATVSTLCGILLPIVFDLPIPSGAAIILMAGIAFALAAIARGVVPSLKGNIG; encoded by the coding sequence ATGAGTTACGAAGCCTTCCGCTTGCTAGTCCAGGGCTGGGCGTCTGCCGGTTATCTGCCAGAAGTACTGGCGTATGGCTTTGTGGTCAACGCCCTGCTCGCAGGCTTGCTGATCGGCCCCGTGCTGGGTGGCCTGGGCACCCTGGTAGTGGTCAAGCGTTTTGCGTTTTTTTCCGAGGCCGTGGGCCATGCCGCACTGACCGGCGTGGCCATCGGCATCCTGCTCGGCGAACCCTACACCGGCCCCTATGGCAGCTTGTTCGGCTACTGCCTGCTGTTCGGGATTTCGCTCAATTACCTGCGCAACCGCACCGGGCTGGCACCGGATACGCTGATCGGAGTGTTCCTCTCGGTGTCGCTGGCCCTGGGCGCGAGCCTGCTGCTGATTCTGGCCGGCAAGATCAACGTGCACATCCTCGAAAACGTGCTGTTCGGTTCGGTATTGACGGTCAACGGTAACGACCTGCTGGTACTGGCCGTGGTCGGCGCGCTGGTGCTGGGCCTCAGCTTGCCGCTGTACAACCGCATCATGCTGGCCAGCTTCAACCCGCAACTGGCCGCTGTACGCGGGGTGGCCGTGAAGGCGCTGGATTACCTGTTCGTGATTCTGGTGACGCTGATCACCGTCGCCGCCGTTAAAGTTATCGGCGCGATTCTGGTCGGCGCCCTGCTGGTGATTCCTGCGGCGGCGGCACGATTGCTCAGCCAGTCGCTGAAGGGGTTTTTCTGGATCTCGGTGCTGATCGCCACCGTCAGCACCCTGTGCGGCATTCTGCTGCCCATCGTGTTTGACCTGCCGATCCCGTCCGGTGCCGCGATCATTCTGATGGCCGGCATCGCCTTCGCCCTCGCCGCCATCGCCCGTGGCGTGGTGCCCAGCCTGAAAGGGAATATTGGATAA
- a CDS encoding metal ABC transporter solute-binding protein, Zn/Mn family has translation MFTLRKLTLALALTGLLSTPVLAETTVLASLPITFGLSELLLKDSGVKLQRAAPANLPGSRQSAYFSSRGAPALHSLATKADAVIGLRSVWSDDPLYPMARRSNIRIVEVDSARPVDGSLPGIAVQPGVHVDGLNSQPWLTSNNMGRMADVIAADLVRLAPDAKPQIEANLASLKQRLLKLSADSEAQLAQADNLSVVSLSDRLDYLIGGLNLERVEVNHKGDETWTPESLQGLTQTLKNNEVALVLDHRQPSAEVQKAIAEGGSKLVVIGADGTDPVTELQGNIEAIIKALVQK, from the coding sequence ATGTTCACTCTGCGCAAACTGACCCTCGCCCTGGCCCTCACCGGTCTGTTGAGCACCCCGGTGCTGGCCGAAACCACCGTACTGGCCAGCCTGCCGATTACCTTTGGGTTGAGCGAACTGCTGCTCAAGGACAGCGGCGTGAAACTGCAACGGGCAGCACCGGCCAACCTGCCGGGCAGCCGCCAGAGCGCCTATTTCAGCAGCCGTGGTGCGCCGGCCCTGCACTCGCTGGCCACAAAAGCCGATGCGGTGATCGGCCTGCGCTCCGTGTGGAGCGACGATCCGCTGTACCCGATGGCGCGGCGCAGCAATATCCGCATTGTTGAAGTGGACTCAGCGCGGCCGGTGGACGGCAGCCTGCCGGGCATTGCCGTGCAACCAGGTGTTCATGTCGATGGTCTCAATAGCCAACCGTGGCTGACCAGCAACAATATGGGGCGCATGGCGGATGTGATCGCTGCCGATCTGGTGCGCTTGGCACCGGATGCCAAGCCGCAGATCGAAGCCAATCTGGCGAGCCTCAAGCAGCGCCTGCTCAAGCTCAGCGCCGACAGCGAAGCGCAGTTGGCCCAGGCGGACAACTTGAGTGTGGTGAGCCTGTCCGACCGATTGGATTACCTGATTGGCGGGTTGAATCTGGAGCGGGTCGAGGTCAATCACAAGGGTGATGAAACCTGGACACCGGAATCACTGCAAGGGTTGACCCAAACCCTGAAAAACAATGAAGTGGCGTTGGTGCTGGACCATCGCCAGCCTTCAGCCGAGGTACAAAAAGCCATTGCCGAGGGTGGCAGCAAGCTGGTGGTAATCGGTGCCGATGGCACCGATCCCGTGACTGAGTTGCAGGGCAACATTGAAGCGATCATCAAGGCTCTTGTTCAGAAGTAA
- the lipA gene encoding lipoyl synthase, whose translation MNAPLPVASRPQPLQTGVKLRGAEKVARIPVKILPTEEIPRKPEWIRVPIATSPEVARVKALLRKHKLHSVCEEAACPNLGECFSGGTATFMIMGDICTRRCPFCDVGHGRPKPLDRDEPKNLAIAIADLGLKYVVITSVDRDDLRDGGAQHFVDCLREIRKLSPGVQLETLVPDYRGRMDVALAITAQEPPDVFNHNLETVPRLYKAARPGSDFGWSLDLLQNFKHRVPHVPTKSGLMLGLGETDEEVIEVMRCMREHEVDMLTLGQYLQPSRSHLAVQRFVHPDTFAWFAEEGLRMGFKNVASGPLVRSSYHADKQVQGGTSA comes from the coding sequence ATGAATGCACCATTGCCTGTTGCCAGCCGCCCGCAGCCCTTGCAGACCGGGGTAAAACTGCGGGGAGCCGAGAAGGTGGCGCGTATCCCGGTGAAGATCCTGCCCACCGAAGAAATCCCGCGCAAGCCAGAGTGGATCCGCGTGCCCATTGCCACCTCGCCCGAGGTGGCACGGGTCAAGGCGCTGCTGCGTAAGCACAAGCTGCACAGTGTGTGCGAAGAAGCGGCCTGTCCAAACCTGGGCGAGTGTTTTTCGGGCGGTACAGCGACCTTTATGATCATGGGTGATATCTGCACCCGGCGCTGCCCGTTCTGCGACGTGGGGCACGGCCGGCCCAAGCCTCTGGACAGGGACGAGCCGAAAAACCTGGCGATTGCCATTGCCGACCTGGGCCTCAAGTATGTGGTGATCACTTCGGTGGACCGTGATGACTTGCGCGACGGCGGCGCGCAGCACTTTGTCGATTGCCTGCGTGAAATCCGCAAGCTGTCGCCCGGTGTGCAACTGGAAACCCTGGTGCCCGACTATCGCGGGCGCATGGATGTGGCGCTGGCGATCACTGCGCAGGAGCCCCCCGATGTGTTCAACCACAACCTGGAAACCGTACCGCGACTGTATAAAGCCGCACGCCCGGGGTCGGATTTCGGGTGGTCACTGGATTTGCTGCAGAACTTCAAACACCGGGTGCCCCATGTGCCGACGAAGTCGGGGCTGATGCTGGGGCTGGGCGAGACGGACGAAGAGGTGATCGAAGTGATGCGGTGCATGCGCGAGCATGAGGTCGACATGCTGACCCTGGGCCAGTACCTGCAACCTTCGCGCAGCCACCTGGCGGTACAGAGGTTTGTGCACCCTGACACCTTCGCCTGGTTTGCCGAAGAAGGGTTGCGCATGGGCTTCAAAAACGTCGCCTCGGGGCCGTTGGTGCGCTCGTCCTATCATGCGGATAAACAGGTGCAGGGAGGCACATCGGCTTAG
- a CDS encoding metal ABC transporter substrate-binding protein yields the protein MSISSVLRRRTLLLASLFALCLPPLVSADTAPAPLAKPLRIGITLHPYYSYVKNIVGDRAEVVPLIPAGFNPHAYEPRAEDIKRIGTLDVIVLNGVGHDDFADRMIEASEKPQIPVIEANQNVPLLAATGNAARGAGKVVNPHTFLSISASIAQVNNIARELGKLDPANAKAYTANARAYGKRLRQMRADALAKLTQAPNADLRVATVHAAYDYLLREFGLEVTAVVEPAHGIEPSPSQLKKTIDQLRELDVKVIFSEMDFPSTYVDTIQRESGVRLYPLSHISYGDYSADKYEKEMTGNLNTVVRAIQEAGA from the coding sequence ATGTCGATTTCATCTGTATTGCGCCGCCGCACCCTGTTGCTGGCCAGCCTGTTCGCCCTTTGCCTGCCTCCCCTGGTCAGCGCCGACACCGCGCCCGCGCCCCTGGCCAAGCCGCTGCGTATCGGCATCACCCTGCACCCTTACTACAGCTATGTGAAAAACATCGTCGGTGACAGGGCTGAAGTGGTGCCGCTGATTCCGGCCGGGTTCAACCCGCACGCCTACGAGCCCCGCGCTGAAGACATCAAGCGCATCGGCACCCTGGATGTCATCGTGCTCAATGGTGTGGGCCATGATGACTTCGCCGACCGCATGATCGAGGCCAGCGAAAAACCGCAGATCCCGGTGATCGAGGCCAACCAGAACGTACCGCTGCTGGCCGCCACGGGTAACGCGGCACGGGGTGCAGGCAAGGTGGTCAATCCGCATACCTTTCTGTCCATCAGCGCCTCGATCGCTCAGGTCAACAACATTGCCCGTGAACTGGGCAAGCTCGACCCGGCCAACGCCAAGGCTTACACCGCCAATGCCCGCGCCTACGGCAAACGCCTGCGCCAGATGCGCGCAGATGCCCTGGCCAAACTGACCCAGGCGCCCAATGCCGACCTGCGCGTAGCCACGGTGCACGCGGCTTACGACTATCTGCTGCGCGAGTTTGGCCTGGAAGTGACGGCTGTGGTCGAACCTGCCCACGGTATCGAGCCCAGCCCCAGCCAACTGAAGAAAACCATCGACCAATTGCGCGAACTGGATGTGAAGGTGATCTTCTCCGAGATGGATTTCCCGTCCACTTACGTCGACACCATCCAGCGCGAGTCAGGGGTCAGGCTGTACCCGCTGTCGCACATTTCCTACGGTGACTACAGCGCCGACAAGTACGAAAAAGAAATGACCGGCAACCTCAATACCGTGGTCCGGGCAATCCAGGAGGCCGGCGCATGA
- the gcvH gene encoding glycine cleavage system protein GcvH, whose product MSTLRFTPEHEWLRLEASGHLTVGITDFAQQALGDVVFVQVPELGAFEAGHEVAVLESVKAASTITMPLTGEVVAVNQALADDPALVNASPMGEGWFFRICIEDMSAFNDLLDQQAYDAFVAENG is encoded by the coding sequence ATGAGCACTCTGCGTTTTACTCCTGAACACGAATGGCTGCGCCTGGAAGCATCGGGCCATTTGACCGTTGGCATTACCGACTTTGCCCAGCAGGCACTGGGTGATGTGGTGTTTGTGCAGGTACCCGAGCTGGGGGCGTTCGAGGCAGGTCACGAAGTGGCCGTGCTGGAGTCGGTCAAGGCAGCCAGCACTATCACCATGCCGCTCACCGGAGAGGTGGTGGCCGTTAACCAGGCTCTGGCCGATGACCCGGCACTGGTCAATGCCTCACCCATGGGCGAAGGCTGGTTCTTTCGTATTTGCATCGAAGACATGTCGGCTTTCAACGATCTGCTCGACCAGCAGGCCTATGACGCCTTTGTTGCCGAAAACGGCTGA